In Aquificaceae bacterium, the genomic stretch GGTGAGAATATTTGCCTGTATAGGTTTTCTCTTATTTCAGGTGCCATTGTGTTGGCTTTTGCAGTGTAGTTTTGGACTATTGGTATGTTTATGTTCTTTATAGGAGTTTGAGCAAGCTTAAGCCTAAAGGCGTCCGCTGCAGGCTTCATCAAGGAGCAATGCGAAGGCACAGAAACCTTTAGAGGTATTACCTTACCACCCATCTGTTTGGCAATTTCACCCGCCTTTTCCACCGCAGTCTTTTCTCCAGATATCACTGTTTGCTCTGGAGAGTTGTAGTTGGCTGGTTCTACCACACCATACTCTTGTGCGAGCCTGCAGGCTTCTTCTACCTTCTCGGGTGGCAATTTTAAAACCGCATACATGGCACCCAATCCTTCTGGCACTGCTTCCTGCATGTATTTGCCTCTAAGGTTTGCAAGCCTGACCGCTTCAAAAAGCTCCACACCACCCGCTACCGCAAGTGCGGTATACTCTCCAAGCGAGTGTCCAGCCACAAAGTCTGGCTCTGGAAAACCCCTTGCCTTCATAGCTGCGTATATGGCAAGGCTTGTGGTAAGTATGGCAGGTTGGGTGTTTACGGTTCTGTTTAGTTCCTCCTCGGGTCCTTTAAAGATGATATCTGTAAGGTTGTATCTGAGGGCGGTCTCCGCACTATGAAAGACATCCGCAGACTCAGAAAACTCCCTATAAAAGTCATACCCCATACCCACATATTGAGAACCTTGTCCCGGAAAA encodes the following:
- the fabD gene encoding ACP S-malonyltransferase, translating into MGKLAYVFPGQGSQYVGMGYDFYREFSESADVFHSAETALRYNLTDIIFKGPEEELNRTVNTQPAILTTSLAIYAAMKARGFPEPDFVAGHSLGEYTALAVAGGVELFEAVRLANLRGKYMQEAVPEGLGAMYAVLKLPPEKVEEACRLAQEYGVVEPANYNSPEQTVISGEKTAVEKAGEIAKQMGGKVIPLKVSVPSHCSLMKPAADAFRLKLAQTPIKNINIPIVQNYTAKANTMAPEIRENLYRQIFSPVRWFQSVLYMVEQGVDTFVEIGPKNVLSKLIQQTVQNVRVFNVEKVEDLEKVLKAI